The following are from one region of the Bradyrhizobium septentrionale genome:
- a CDS encoding carboxyl transferase domain-containing protein has translation MPLHSTIDPASSEFARNADVMRSLVAELRDKLSKVAHGGGETSRKRHTSRGKMLARDRVDLLVDPGTAFLELSPLAANGLYGGDVHSASVITGVGRISGRECIIVANDATIKGGTYYPMTVKKHLRAQDIARQNNLPCVYMVDSGGAFLPLQDEIFPDERHFGRIFYNQAQMSSQGIPQIAIVMGSCTAGGAYVPAMSDESIIVRNQGTIFLGGPPLVKAATGEVVTAEELGGADVHSRQSGVTDHYAQNDAHAIGIARRIVGTLKQPAKAPLNMRPPREPLFPAEEIYGVVSADGRKPFDVHDIIARIVDGSEFDEFKKLYGTTLICGFAHIWGYPVGIIANNGILFSESSLKGAHFIELCCQRGIPLVFLQNITGFMVGKKYEAGGIARDGAKLVTAVATAGVPKFTVVIGGSYGAGNYGMCGRAYSPRFLWLWPNARISVMGGEQASMVLSQVRRDNIEAKGESWSAEEEEKFRSPIRAQYESQGNPYYATARLWDDGVIDPADTRLVLGLGLSAAANAPVEPTKFGLFRM, from the coding sequence ATGCCGCTTCATTCGACGATCGATCCCGCATCTTCTGAATTCGCCCGCAACGCCGATGTGATGCGAAGCCTCGTCGCGGAGCTCCGCGACAAGCTCAGCAAGGTGGCCCACGGCGGCGGCGAGACCTCGCGCAAGCGCCATACCTCCCGCGGCAAGATGCTGGCGCGCGATCGCGTCGATCTCCTGGTCGACCCCGGCACCGCGTTCCTGGAGCTGTCGCCGCTGGCCGCCAACGGGCTGTACGGCGGTGACGTGCATTCGGCGAGTGTCATCACCGGCGTCGGGCGCATCTCCGGCCGCGAATGCATCATCGTCGCCAACGACGCCACCATCAAGGGCGGCACCTATTACCCGATGACGGTGAAGAAGCATCTGCGCGCCCAGGACATCGCGCGGCAGAACAATCTGCCCTGCGTCTACATGGTGGATTCCGGCGGCGCCTTCCTGCCGCTGCAGGACGAGATCTTTCCCGACGAGCGGCATTTCGGCCGCATCTTCTACAACCAGGCGCAGATGTCGTCGCAGGGCATCCCGCAGATCGCGATCGTGATGGGCTCCTGCACCGCCGGCGGCGCCTATGTGCCGGCGATGTCGGACGAGAGCATCATCGTGCGCAATCAGGGCACGATCTTCCTCGGCGGTCCGCCGCTGGTGAAGGCCGCGACCGGCGAGGTGGTCACCGCCGAAGAGCTCGGCGGCGCCGACGTGCACTCGCGCCAGTCGGGGGTAACAGATCATTACGCGCAGAACGACGCCCATGCGATCGGCATCGCGCGGCGTATCGTCGGCACGCTGAAGCAGCCGGCGAAGGCGCCGCTCAACATGCGCCCACCGCGGGAGCCGCTGTTTCCGGCCGAGGAGATCTACGGCGTGGTCTCCGCCGACGGCCGCAAGCCGTTCGACGTGCACGACATCATCGCACGGATCGTCGACGGCTCCGAATTCGACGAGTTCAAGAAGCTGTACGGCACCACGCTGATCTGCGGCTTCGCCCATATCTGGGGCTATCCGGTCGGCATCATCGCCAACAACGGCATCCTGTTCAGCGAGAGCTCGCTGAAGGGCGCGCATTTCATCGAGCTGTGCTGCCAGCGCGGCATTCCCTTGGTGTTCCTGCAGAACATCACCGGCTTCATGGTCGGCAAGAAGTATGAGGCCGGCGGCATCGCGCGCGACGGCGCCAAGCTGGTGACCGCGGTTGCGACCGCGGGCGTGCCGAAATTCACCGTCGTGATCGGCGGCTCCTACGGTGCCGGCAATTACGGCATGTGCGGCCGCGCCTACAGCCCGCGCTTCCTCTGGCTGTGGCCGAACGCCCGCATCTCGGTGATGGGCGGCGAGCAGGCCTCGATGGTGCTCAGTCAGGTGCGCCGCGACAATATCGAGGCCAAGGGCGAGAGCTGGTCGGCGGAGGAGGAGGAGAAGTTCCGTAGCCCCATCCGCGCCCAATATGAAAGCCAGGGCAATCCCTATTACGCCACCGCGCGGCTCTGGGACGACGGCGTGATCGATCCGGCCGATACGCGCCTCGTGCTCGGGCTCGGATTGTCGGCCGCCGCCAATGCGCCGGTCGAGCCGACGAAATTCGGCCTGTTCAGGATGTGA
- a CDS encoding isovaleryl-CoA dehydrogenase, with product MASNRAAVFNFDLGETADAIRETVHDFSSNEIAPRAAEIDRSNSFPRDLWPKIGALGLHGITVEEEYGGSGLGYLEHCIAVEEISRASASIGLAYGAHSNLCVNQIRRNGNEAQKRKYLPKLISGEHVGSLAMSEPGAGSDVVSMKTRAEKKGDRFVLNGNKMWITNGPHAETLVVYAKTDASAGPRGITAFIIEKGMKGFSTAQKLDKLGMRGSDTCELVFEDCEVPEENVLSEVGRGVNVLMSGLDYERAVLAAGPIGIMQACMDVVLPYVHERQQFGEPIGSFQLVQGKIADMYTTMNASRAYVYAVAKACDRGETTREDAAGAILYAAEKATQCALDAIQLLGGNGYINEYPTGRLLRDAKLYEIGAGTSEIRRMLIGRELYAKTA from the coding sequence ATGGCCTCAAACCGGGCGGCAGTGTTCAATTTCGACCTTGGCGAGACCGCGGATGCGATCCGCGAGACGGTGCATGATTTCTCCAGCAACGAGATCGCGCCGCGCGCCGCCGAGATCGATCGCTCCAACAGCTTTCCGCGCGACCTCTGGCCCAAGATCGGCGCGCTCGGCCTGCACGGCATCACGGTCGAGGAGGAGTATGGCGGCAGTGGCCTCGGCTATCTCGAGCACTGCATCGCGGTGGAGGAGATCTCGCGGGCGTCTGCCTCGATCGGACTGGCCTACGGGGCGCATTCCAACCTCTGCGTCAACCAGATCCGCCGCAACGGCAACGAGGCACAGAAGCGCAAATATCTGCCGAAGCTGATCTCGGGCGAGCATGTCGGGTCGCTGGCGATGTCGGAGCCCGGCGCCGGCTCTGACGTGGTGTCGATGAAGACCCGCGCCGAGAAGAAGGGCGACCGCTTCGTGCTCAACGGCAACAAGATGTGGATCACCAACGGTCCCCACGCCGAGACGCTGGTGGTCTATGCCAAGACCGATGCGAGCGCCGGCCCGCGCGGCATCACCGCCTTCATCATCGAAAAGGGCATGAAGGGATTTTCCACCGCGCAGAAGCTCGACAAGCTCGGCATGCGCGGCTCCGACACCTGCGAGCTGGTGTTCGAGGATTGCGAGGTGCCCGAGGAGAACGTGCTGAGCGAGGTCGGCCGCGGCGTCAACGTCTTGATGTCCGGCCTCGACTATGAGCGCGCGGTGCTGGCGGCCGGGCCGATCGGCATCATGCAGGCCTGCATGGACGTGGTGCTGCCCTACGTCCACGAGCGCCAGCAGTTCGGCGAGCCGATCGGCTCGTTCCAGCTGGTGCAGGGCAAGATCGCCGACATGTACACCACGATGAACGCCTCGCGCGCCTATGTGTACGCGGTGGCCAAGGCCTGCGACCGCGGCGAGACCACGCGCGAGGATGCCGCCGGCGCCATTCTTTACGCCGCGGAGAAGGCCACCCAATGCGCGCTGGATGCGATCCAGCTGCTCGGCGGCAACGGCTACATCAATGAATATCCGACCGGCCGGCTGCTGCGTGACGCAAAACTCTACGAGATCGGCGCCGGCACCAGCGAAATCCGCCGCATGCTGATCGGCCGCGAGCTGTACGCCAAGACGGCCTGA
- a CDS encoding TetR/AcrR family transcriptional regulator — protein sequence MARTIGSHGPTTLEAIRKAGVRLIFEHGYEAMSLRQLAAEVGIQAGSLYNHISTKQELLFDLVQEHINDLLRELDLALESKADPVEKLRAFVAFHVSYHMTRKREVFIANSELRSLEPKNYDAVVALRGAYEQRLAQILTDGVAEGVFEVVDIQVGTFAIIAMLTGLCTWYRPGGRLTRDAIIAAHEKLVLSGVAPQAAIGQLRAGGKSPRTAVAGS from the coding sequence ATGGCACGCACGATCGGCTCACATGGCCCCACCACGTTGGAGGCGATCCGCAAGGCCGGCGTGCGCCTGATCTTCGAGCACGGCTACGAGGCGATGAGCCTGCGCCAGCTTGCCGCAGAGGTCGGCATCCAGGCAGGCTCACTCTACAATCATATCTCAACCAAGCAGGAGCTGCTGTTCGATCTGGTGCAGGAGCATATCAACGATTTGCTGCGCGAGCTCGATCTGGCGCTGGAGAGCAAGGCCGATCCGGTCGAGAAGCTGCGCGCCTTCGTGGCCTTCCATGTCAGCTACCACATGACCCGCAAGCGCGAGGTGTTCATCGCCAATTCCGAGCTGCGCAGCCTCGAGCCGAAGAACTATGACGCCGTGGTGGCGCTGCGCGGTGCCTATGAGCAGCGGCTGGCGCAGATCCTCACCGACGGCGTGGCTGAGGGCGTGTTCGAGGTCGTCGACATCCAGGTCGGGACCTTCGCGATCATCGCGATGCTGACCGGGCTCTGCACCTGGTACCGCCCCGGCGGGCGCCTGACCCGGGACGCCATCATCGCGGCGCATGAAAAATTGGTCCTGTCGGGCGTCGCGCCGCAGGCCGCGATCGGTCAGCTCCGCGCCGGCGGCAAGAGCCCGCGGACCGCGGTGGCGGGTTCGTGA
- a CDS encoding ETC complex I subunit, with protein MTARIFKPAKNAMQSGRAKTKEWQLDFEPEQPRTVEPLMGWTSSTDMKQQLTLHFETKEEATAYCERKGIAYQVIEPKDSAHRQVAYADNFAFRRWEPWTH; from the coding sequence ATGACCGCACGCATTTTTAAGCCCGCCAAAAACGCGATGCAATCGGGACGTGCCAAGACCAAAGAGTGGCAACTGGATTTCGAGCCGGAGCAGCCGCGCACCGTGGAGCCGTTGATGGGCTGGACCTCGTCCACCGACATGAAGCAGCAGCTCACGCTGCATTTCGAGACCAAGGAGGAGGCGACAGCCTATTGCGAGCGCAAGGGCATCGCCTACCAGGTGATCGAGCCGAAGGATTCGGCGCACCGCCAGGTCGCCTATGCCGACAATTTTGCGTTCCGACGCTGGGAGCCTTGGACGCACTAA
- a CDS encoding OpgC domain-containing protein produces MEIHATLPEKGRDLRLDLFRGVANWYIYLDHIPDNVVNWITTRNYGFSDAADLFVFISGYTASFVYARMMLERGFIVGATRLTKRVWQLYVAHIILFVIYIASISYLALRFGDSEIINEFNVAGLVDNATETLRQGLFLKFKPVNLDVLPLYIVLMGLFPPVLWFMLRQPNWTMAASIILWLVSRQMGWNLPAYPAGTWYFNPFAWQVLFVFGSWCAMGGARQNMHIINSRYTLWFCIAYMIFALVMTMAGRFPDFGAMFPHWLYATFNPNDKTNLAPYRFLHFVVITVLVIRFIPKDWSALEWKVFDPLIVCGQQSLAVFCVGVFLSFVGHFELSMSSGSLLAQIFVSISGIAIMTIVAYYISWSKRQDKPVKPPAAKPAAPAAKAS; encoded by the coding sequence ATGGAAATCCACGCCACCCTACCCGAAAAAGGACGTGACCTCCGGCTCGACCTGTTCCGCGGGGTCGCCAACTGGTATATCTACCTGGATCACATCCCCGACAATGTCGTGAACTGGATCACGACGCGGAATTACGGCTTCAGCGACGCCGCTGATTTGTTCGTCTTCATCTCCGGCTATACTGCGTCCTTCGTCTATGCCCGCATGATGCTGGAGCGCGGCTTCATCGTCGGTGCGACAAGGCTGACCAAGCGGGTCTGGCAGCTCTATGTCGCCCACATCATCCTGTTCGTGATCTACATCGCCTCGATCAGCTATCTGGCGCTGCGCTTCGGCGATTCCGAGATCATCAACGAGTTCAACGTCGCCGGCCTCGTCGACAACGCCACCGAGACGCTGCGCCAGGGCCTGTTCCTGAAATTCAAGCCGGTCAATCTCGACGTGCTGCCGCTCTATATCGTGCTGATGGGCCTGTTCCCGCCGGTACTGTGGTTCATGCTGCGGCAGCCAAACTGGACCATGGCGGCCTCGATCATCCTGTGGCTGGTGTCGCGCCAGATGGGCTGGAACCTGCCGGCCTACCCGGCCGGGACCTGGTACTTCAACCCGTTCGCCTGGCAGGTGCTGTTCGTGTTCGGCTCGTGGTGCGCGATGGGCGGCGCACGCCAGAACATGCACATCATCAACTCGCGCTATACGCTGTGGTTCTGCATCGCCTACATGATCTTCGCCCTGGTCATGACGATGGCCGGCCGCTTCCCGGACTTCGGCGCGATGTTCCCGCATTGGCTCTATGCGACGTTCAACCCGAACGACAAGACCAACCTCGCGCCCTATCGCTTCCTGCACTTCGTGGTGATCACGGTGCTGGTGATCCGCTTCATCCCGAAGGACTGGTCGGCGCTGGAGTGGAAGGTGTTCGATCCCCTGATCGTCTGCGGCCAGCAGTCGCTCGCGGTGTTCTGCGTCGGCGTGTTCCTGTCCTTTGTCGGACATTTCGAGCTCTCGATGAGCTCGGGCTCGCTGCTCGCGCAGATCTTCGTCAGCATCTCCGGCATCGCGATCATGACGATCGTGGCCTATTACATCTCGTGGTCGAAGCGGCAGGACAAGCCGGTCAAGCCGCCGGCGGCGAAACCCGCCGCGCCGGCCGCCAAGGCGAGCTAA
- a CDS encoding VOC family protein, with the protein MSDDGASFAWYELLTTDVDGAGAFYGSVLGWTTKDASTPALSYRLFMSGEFARSGLMELPEEGRRQGATPRWIGYVGVDDVDLAVRRMQERGGAVYVPPTGTNIGRVSIVADPQRATFGLLSGSSIARPVAEGLDSLGRVGWHELLAADWRKAFGFYSEVFGWRQADGGNAPAETYQLFSAGGQTIGGIFNKRPLEPIAFWLYYFNVDDVDAAIVRVKAGGGRVYEGPLELLSGSWIVRCLDPQGATFALEGARSPDGIAKAPAAEYRWTTSWDAFSSKGRWRSGQPGGKGRPPGK; encoded by the coding sequence ATGTCGGATGATGGTGCGAGCTTCGCCTGGTACGAGCTGCTGACCACGGACGTGGATGGCGCGGGTGCCTTCTACGGCAGCGTCCTCGGCTGGACGACAAAGGATGCGTCCACGCCCGCGCTTTCTTACAGATTGTTCATGTCGGGCGAATTTGCCCGCAGCGGCCTGATGGAGTTGCCGGAGGAGGGCAGACGCCAGGGCGCGACCCCGCGCTGGATCGGCTATGTCGGCGTCGACGACGTCGACCTCGCCGTCCGCCGCATGCAGGAACGCGGCGGCGCCGTCTACGTGCCGCCGACCGGCACCAATATCGGCCGCGTCTCGATCGTCGCCGATCCGCAGCGGGCGACGTTCGGATTGCTGAGCGGATCAAGCATCGCGCGGCCCGTGGCCGAAGGCCTCGATTCCCTTGGGCGCGTCGGCTGGCATGAGCTGCTGGCGGCCGACTGGCGCAAGGCCTTTGGTTTCTACAGCGAGGTTTTCGGCTGGCGGCAGGCCGACGGCGGCAACGCCCCCGCCGAGACCTATCAATTGTTCTCAGCCGGTGGGCAGACCATTGGCGGTATCTTCAACAAGCGTCCGCTCGAGCCGATCGCGTTCTGGCTTTACTATTTCAACGTCGACGACGTCGACGCCGCCATCGTGCGGGTCAAGGCCGGTGGCGGACGCGTCTATGAAGGGCCGCTGGAGCTGCTGAGCGGGAGCTGGATCGTCCGCTGCCTTGATCCGCAGGGCGCCACCTTTGCCCTCGAGGGAGCGCGCAGCCCCGATGGCATCGCGAAGGCGCCGGCGGCCGAATATCGCTGGACCACCAGCTGGGATGCGTTCAGCTCAAAGGGCAGGTGGCGTAGCGGCCAACCGGGCGGCAAAGGGCGGCCGCCCGGCAAATGA
- a CDS encoding TOMM precursor leader peptide-binding protein — translation MPGKSSQRANKDVLQFAPNFTAYVLPPDVVCLYSEDRKFFLHGELYCALASAIGTKGCSAAKLADELVRKFPPEAINEAIKRLLDRRYVISKPAGHAPAHANTVAGLWASLGLPDTIAEQNLRNCRVRLETIDVKGAAELSKALQELGVRVVKTSADLTVTLVNDYLDRRLAERNLQRVSDGSPWLLVQPSGVFPLVGPVFNPGETACWTCLFDRMIRNREVKGFLDRGAARPVAVSPLAQHPVGQSAIQLAAVEIAKAIASGFRTDLRNHIVSLDLLGSTIARHYVAARPQCPTCGSKKLQNPRRAPEPIELGPGAKLVMTSGGYRTVTSGATVARFRKHVSPLTGVLTRLERIDVDLPMNTNFYAQHNFSAPAQNVDQLRAGLSGGSFGKGSTAEQGEASALMEAIERYSGIFQGDEIRARKRFTDFPSGDAIRPNDILLFSDEQYRGRAEPNHHDSHHTQPAPEPFDPTARIEWTPVWSLRDKRFRHIPTSLLYFFYEGPAPFAADSNGCAAGNTREEAIVQGFLELMERDAYAIWWYNRSQRAAVDLNQFDDSYVRDLKTQLEESGRRLWVLDITSDLGVPTYVAIVHWMQNGQENIEFGSGAHFDPRIALLRSLTELNQFLSIGLMGGGSGEKPSLDGVNPLRLDEHPFLIPSANPVIPPAAAADVPLDNTRAQVDACVDIAARAGLDFLVLDQARPDVEVPVVRVIVPGMRHFYRRFAPGRLYDVPVKLGLRDRPSLESELTPFLPHT, via the coding sequence TTGCCAGGAAAATCCAGCCAGCGCGCCAACAAGGACGTTCTGCAGTTCGCACCGAATTTCACGGCCTATGTGCTGCCTCCGGATGTCGTCTGCCTCTATTCCGAAGACCGCAAGTTCTTTCTCCATGGCGAGCTTTATTGCGCACTTGCATCCGCAATCGGCACCAAGGGATGCAGTGCCGCCAAGCTTGCCGACGAGCTCGTGCGAAAATTTCCGCCTGAGGCGATCAATGAAGCCATCAAGCGACTGCTCGACCGCCGCTATGTGATCTCGAAGCCGGCCGGTCACGCACCAGCTCACGCCAACACGGTTGCCGGGCTTTGGGCGAGCCTGGGCCTGCCCGATACGATCGCCGAACAAAACCTTCGCAACTGCCGCGTTCGACTTGAGACGATCGACGTCAAGGGCGCCGCCGAATTGAGCAAGGCGTTGCAGGAGCTGGGCGTCCGCGTCGTCAAGACATCGGCCGATCTCACGGTCACGCTGGTGAACGACTATCTCGACCGGCGGCTTGCCGAGCGCAACCTGCAGCGCGTATCCGACGGATCACCTTGGCTGCTGGTGCAACCGTCCGGCGTATTTCCCCTGGTCGGCCCCGTGTTCAATCCGGGCGAGACCGCGTGCTGGACCTGCCTGTTCGATCGGATGATCCGCAACCGCGAGGTCAAGGGCTTCCTTGATCGCGGCGCGGCGCGGCCGGTCGCGGTTTCTCCGCTCGCGCAGCACCCGGTTGGGCAGAGCGCCATCCAGCTGGCTGCCGTTGAAATCGCCAAGGCGATCGCCAGCGGCTTCCGCACCGATCTGCGCAATCACATCGTCAGTCTCGACCTCTTGGGCTCAACCATCGCCAGGCATTACGTGGCAGCCCGCCCGCAATGTCCGACCTGCGGAAGCAAGAAATTGCAGAACCCGCGACGCGCGCCGGAGCCGATTGAACTGGGGCCCGGCGCCAAGCTTGTCATGACCAGCGGCGGCTATCGTACGGTGACGTCAGGCGCCACGGTGGCGCGCTTCAGGAAGCATGTCAGTCCCCTCACCGGCGTGCTGACACGGCTGGAGCGGATCGACGTCGACCTGCCGATGAACACCAATTTCTACGCGCAGCATAATTTCTCCGCACCGGCGCAGAATGTGGACCAGCTCCGCGCCGGGCTGAGCGGCGGCAGTTTCGGCAAGGGCAGCACGGCCGAGCAAGGCGAAGCCAGCGCGCTGATGGAGGCGATCGAGCGGTACTCAGGAATTTTCCAGGGCGACGAGATTCGGGCGCGCAAGCGCTTCACCGACTTTCCGTCCGGCGATGCCATCCGGCCCAACGACATCCTGCTGTTCAGCGACGAGCAGTACCGCGGCAGGGCTGAGCCGAACCACCACGACTCGCACCACACCCAACCGGCCCCGGAGCCGTTTGATCCCACAGCCCGGATCGAATGGACGCCGGTCTGGTCATTGCGCGACAAACGGTTCAGGCACATTCCGACCAGCCTGCTGTATTTCTTCTACGAGGGTCCAGCTCCCTTCGCTGCCGATTCCAACGGCTGCGCGGCCGGCAATACCCGCGAGGAAGCCATCGTGCAGGGCTTCCTCGAGTTGATGGAGCGCGATGCCTATGCGATCTGGTGGTACAACCGGTCGCAACGCGCCGCGGTCGATCTGAACCAGTTCGACGATTCCTACGTGCGCGATCTGAAGACCCAACTCGAGGAATCGGGCCGCCGGCTCTGGGTGCTGGATATCACCAGCGATCTCGGCGTCCCGACCTACGTCGCGATCGTGCACTGGATGCAGAACGGTCAAGAGAACATCGAGTTCGGTTCGGGCGCGCATTTTGATCCGCGCATTGCCTTGTTGCGGTCGTTGACCGAGCTGAATCAGTTCCTCTCGATCGGCCTGATGGGCGGCGGCAGCGGCGAGAAGCCGAGCCTCGATGGCGTCAATCCGCTGCGGCTCGACGAACATCCGTTCCTGATTCCAAGCGCCAATCCCGTGATCCCGCCGGCTGCCGCGGCAGACGTGCCGCTCGACAACACCCGTGCACAAGTCGATGCCTGCGTCGACATCGCGGCGCGCGCAGGTCTCGACTTCCTCGTTCTCGACCAGGCACGGCCCGATGTCGAGGTTCCGGTGGTCCGGGTCATCGTTCCCGGGATGCGCCATTTCTATCGCCGCTTCGCGCCGGGACGGCTCTATGATGTGCCGGTCAAGCTCGGATTGCGCGATCGGCCATCGCTGGAAAGCGAGCTGACGCCATTCCTCCCGCACACCTGA
- a CDS encoding SagB/ThcOx family dehydrogenase, whose product MRASRKTNEKKKSPRAAPPALFVRLNPLVTLEAQPDGTIATHVEGYAEPLGTFSTAAAERARKLGSGLPLPSSEGSDAVAQEVERLMLQLARRGLLEYRLARAADASDLVVIEPQTPDYWPRTPKLDDAATVVLSRFAYLRRRGTEMVLESPRAGALLRICDERIAALLTILATPQKISRIRRLDGYPGPALLALLLDCQILIKVGAAKPDTLRQAEGDDGLVLWDFHDLLFHIRSTEGRQASPLGGLYPHTGLIAPLPSIRPAWPGNTIKLPESDPIASPLDQLLHDRHSTREFDDQKPITLAELSMFLNSVARVRAKWSSPLEFADDGPDIEYTSRPYPAAGSAYELELYLAVANCDGLTSGFYHYDADAHALAAIDVRPQHFEAMMQSAGFAMDAPSPPQILITIAARFGRIAWKYSAIAYALILKDVGVLTQTLYLVATDLGLGGCAIGTANIDLFAKMTGLNFHVEGPVGQFALGRGMEPPRGG is encoded by the coding sequence GTGCGCGCGTCCAGAAAAACCAACGAGAAGAAGAAATCGCCACGCGCGGCGCCGCCGGCTCTCTTCGTTCGGCTCAACCCGCTTGTCACACTCGAAGCGCAACCTGACGGGACCATAGCCACCCATGTCGAAGGCTATGCGGAGCCTTTGGGAACGTTCAGCACGGCCGCGGCGGAACGCGCCCGGAAGCTGGGATCAGGCCTGCCGCTGCCTTCCTCCGAGGGCAGCGATGCGGTCGCGCAAGAGGTCGAGCGGCTGATGCTGCAACTGGCACGCCGCGGCCTGCTGGAATATCGCCTGGCGCGCGCGGCCGACGCCAGTGATCTCGTCGTGATCGAGCCGCAAACCCCTGATTACTGGCCGCGCACGCCGAAGCTCGACGATGCGGCAACGGTCGTGCTGTCACGCTTCGCCTATCTGCGGCGGCGCGGCACCGAGATGGTTCTGGAATCGCCACGGGCCGGCGCGCTGCTGCGCATCTGCGATGAGCGGATTGCGGCCCTGCTGACCATCCTTGCCACGCCGCAGAAGATCAGCCGCATCCGGCGCCTGGATGGCTATCCGGGCCCTGCGCTGCTCGCCCTGCTGCTGGACTGCCAAATCCTGATCAAGGTCGGCGCGGCAAAACCCGATACGCTGCGGCAGGCGGAGGGCGATGACGGCCTCGTGCTCTGGGATTTTCACGACCTGCTGTTCCATATCCGCAGCACGGAGGGACGACAGGCCAGTCCGCTGGGCGGCCTTTATCCGCACACCGGCCTGATTGCGCCGCTCCCCTCGATCCGGCCCGCCTGGCCCGGCAACACCATCAAGCTGCCGGAATCCGACCCGATCGCCTCGCCACTCGACCAACTGCTGCACGACAGGCATTCAACGCGCGAGTTCGACGATCAGAAGCCGATCACGCTGGCTGAACTTTCGATGTTCCTGAACAGCGTCGCGCGGGTCCGGGCGAAATGGAGCAGCCCGCTTGAGTTTGCCGACGACGGTCCCGACATCGAATACACCAGCAGGCCGTACCCCGCAGCGGGCAGCGCCTACGAGCTCGAGCTCTATCTGGCCGTCGCGAATTGCGATGGCCTCACGTCGGGTTTCTATCACTACGATGCCGATGCGCACGCGCTGGCCGCCATCGACGTTCGCCCGCAACATTTCGAGGCCATGATGCAGAGCGCGGGATTTGCCATGGACGCGCCGTCTCCGCCGCAGATCCTGATCACGATCGCCGCGCGCTTTGGCCGGATCGCCTGGAAGTACAGCGCCATCGCTTATGCGCTGATCCTCAAGGATGTCGGCGTCCTGACCCAGACGCTATACTTGGTGGCGACCGATCTGGGCCTCGGCGGCTGTGCGATCGGCACCGCCAATATCGATCTGTTCGCGAAGATGACCGGGCTCAACTTTCACGTCGAGGGACCGGTCGGCCAGTTCGCGCTGGGGCGCGGCATGGAACCGCCCCGAGGCGGATAG